CGCACGGCGTGCCCCGGTTCCCCGACGGCACCCCCGCGCGCGGTGTGCCCCGTTTTCATGAGGGTGCTCCCGCTCGTGGTGGGCATCCCGAGCAGCGGGAAGCCGGTGGCGGCTGGGGTGAGTTCGCGGGGGCGGCCGGGCCCGGTGCCGTACTTCCGCGGCAGCGGCCGGCGGAGCCGGGGGCAAGGCCCGGAGCCGGGCCTCGGCAGGAGTACCTCGACGCCTTCGCCGACGGGCGCGGCGGCCCGGCCGGGGCCGACGAGGACATCGACGTCTTCGCGCCCCGCAAGGCGGAGCCTCGCCCCGCCGAGGAGCGCCCGGCCGGCGCGCCGGAGGCAGGCGCCCCGGAAGGGGCGCGGGGAACCGCGCGAGCAACCACAGCGCACCCGCAGTCACGGGACGACGGATCCGCCTCCCAGGGAGCGCTTCGCGGCCGGACCCTCACGGGTATCGCCGCGGCCGCCGTCACCACCGTGCTCGCGGTGATCGTCGCCGGACAGGTGGCCAAGTCGCAGGACGCCGACGGCACGCAGTCGCGGTCCGCGTCCGACCAGGCGCGCGACGCGAGCCCCGAGGGCGGCCGGACCCCGTCCGCCTCGCCCGGCACGGTCGCGCTGTCGTACGAGCAGAAGATGGACCGGAAGTATCCGCTCAGCGTCACGCTGAAGGGCTCCGGGAAGTTCGACGCGGTGCCCGGTTTCGCCAAGGCGCCCGGCACCGGGCGGAAGTACACCTACCGCGTGGACGTCGAGCAGGGCATGGGTCTGGACGGCGAACTGTTCGCCGAGGCGGTGCAGAAGACCCTGAACGACGACCGCAGTTGGGCCCACGCGGGTGCCCGTACCTTCGAGCGGATCTCCTCCGGCAAGCCCGACTTCGTGATCACGCTGGCGAGCCCCGGTACGACCGCCCAGTGGTGCGCCAAGTCCGGGCTGGACACCACGGAGGACAACGTCTCCTGTGACTCCGCCTCCACCGAACGAGTGATGATCAATGCATACAGGTGGGCCCAGGGCAGCGAGACATATGGGGACAAAATCTACCCCTACCGGCAGATGTTGATCAATCACGAGGTCGGCCACCGGCTCGGGTACGGCCATGTGAGCTGCCAGAAGAACGGCGAACTCGCTCCCGTCATGCAGCAGCAGACCAAGTTCCTCGACCATGACGGAATCCACTGTCTGCCCAACCCGTGGCCGTTTCCCACGAGTTGACGGGCGCCGCTTACGTCACATTGACATGAGGCGCATGGTCGTTCATATTTCTGCGCATGTGGTCTAGTCATGCCGTCCGTGAGAGCGCAGCCATCGAGCTGGCGCTCCTCGGTGTGACCGCACTCTGCGTGGCCGACATTCACTGTCGCTGACGCCGCCTCCCGGCGTTTGCGTCGCGACTTTTCCTTTCTTCTCCGTCCGTGACCGTGGTCACGGATTTTTCGGCGACCCGGCGCCGGGGCCGACGTCTGCTCGCAGTCGTCTCACCCCTCGTCCACATGTCTCACTTTTCGAGAAGCCCTTGATCAGGGCCTCGATCATTTCCCCGAGAGGTCGTCATTCCGATGCGTCAACCGTCCGTCATAGCGCGCCGCGTGGCAGCGGCATCCGTCAGCCTGGTCGTGGCAGCGGGCGCCGCCGCCTGCGGCCCGAAGGACAACGATGCCAAGGGCTCCGGTGGCGACTCCACGCCCCACAAGGGCGGCACCCTGACGGTGCTGAACTCCCAGCCGCAGACCGACTTCGACCCGGCCCGCCTCTACACCTCCGGCGGCGGAAACGTCCCTTCGCTGGTCTTCCGCACCCTCACCACGCGCAACCGCGAGAACGGCGCGGCCGGTTCCAAGGTCGTCCCCGACCTCGCCACCGACACCGGACGCCCCGACAAGGACGCGACCGTATGGACGTACACCTTGAAGAAGGGCCTCAAGTACGAGGACGGCACCCCGATCACCTCGGCCGACATCAAGTACGGCATCGAGCGCTCCTTCGCCCCCGAGCTGTCCGGCGGCGCGCCGTACCTGCGTGACTGGCTGGTCGGCGCCGCCGACTACCAGGGGCCGTACAAGGACAAGAAGGGGCTCTCGGCGATCGAGACGCCGGACGCGCGGACCATCGTCTTCCATCTGAACAAGCCCGAGGGCGAGTTCCCGTTCCTCGCCACCCAGACGCAGTTCACACCGGTGCCCAGGAGCAAGGACAACGGCACCAAGTACGAGGAGCACCCGATCTCGTCCGGCCCGTACAAGGTCGTCAAGAACGAGAACGACGGCGAGCACGTGCTCCTCGCGCGCAACACGTACTGGTCGGCGGCCACCGACGCCGAGCGCAAGGCCTACCCGGACACCGTCGACGTCCGTTCCGGCCTCGACTCCTCCGTGATCAACCAGCGGTTGTCCGCGTCCCAGGGTGCGGACGCGGCCGCGGTCACCACGGACACCAACCTCGGACCGGCCGAACTCGCCAAGGTCAGCGGCGACAAGGAACTCGCCGCGCGCGTGGGCACCGGCCACTTCGGCTACACGAACTACATCGCGTTCAACCCGACCGTGAAGCCGTTCGACAACCCGAAGGTGCGGGAGGCGATCGCCTACGCCGTCGACCGGTCCTCGGTGGTCAACGCGGCGGGCGGCAGCGCGCTCGCCGAGCCCGCCACCACGTTCCTGCCCCACCAGAAGTCCTTCGGCTACACGCCGTACGACCCGTTCCCGGCCGGCACCTCCGGCAACCCGGCCAAGGCCAGGGAGCTGCTCGCCCAGGCCGGTTACAAGAGCGGGCTCACCCTCACGCTGACCCACTCCAACGCCAAGGACTTCGAGACCAGCCCGGAGATCGCGACCGCCGTCCAGGACGCGCTCAAGAAGGCCGGGATCACGGTCAAGCTGCAGGGCCTGGAGGACAACGACTACCGGGACAAGATCCACAGTGTGAAGACCGAGCCCGGATTCTTCCTCGCGCACTGGGGTGCCGACTGGCCCTCCGGCGGTCCCTTCCTGGCCCCGATCTTCGACGGCCGGCAGATCGTCAAGGATGGAGCCAACTTCAACACGGGCCTGCTCAATGACAAGTCGGTCAATGACGAGATTGACGCGATCAACAAGTTGACCGACCTTGACACGGCCGCCCAGCGATGGGGTGCTCTGGACAAGAAGATCGGCGAGAAGGCCCTCGTCGTGCCGCTGTTCCACCCGGTCTACAAGCGTTTGTACGGCTCGGACGTCAAGAACATCGTCATCAGCGACTGGACCGGCGTGCTGGACATCTCCCAGGTCGCGGTGAAGTGACGCCGTGAGTGAGGCACTTGTCGCCGTCGAGACCGCCGGGGCGGACACCGCCGTCCCGGTGGTCTCGGGGGCACGTCAGTTCTGGCGGCGGCTGCGTGCGCAGCGCGCCGCCCTGGTCGCCGCGGCCGTCGTCGCGCTGCTCGTCCTGATCGCGCTCGCCGCGCCGCTGCTCACCGCGCTGGAGGGCCAGGACCCCACCACGTACCACCCGTCCCTGATCGACTCCGCGCGCGGGGGCGTGCCCATCGGCTCCTTCGGCGGTATCAGCGCCGACCACTGGCTGGGCGTCGAACCGCAGACCGGACGCGACATGTTCGCCCGGCTGGTCTACGGGGCGCGGGTGTCGCTGGGGGTGGCGCTGGCGGCGACGGTGGTACAGGTCGCCATCGGCGTCGCCGTCGGTGTGGCCTCCGCGCTCGGCAACCGATGGGTTGATCAACTGTTGAGCCGGGCAACGGACATCATCGTCGCGATGCCGCTGATGATCATGTCGTTGGCGTTGCTGGCGATCGTGCCGTCGAGCTTCCCGCGGCCCGTCCTGGTCACCCTTGTCATCGGCCTGATCGCCTGGGGCACCGTCGCGAAGATCGTGCGGGCCCAGACCCTCTCGATGAAGGGCCTCGACTACGTCTTGGCGGCCCGCCTGAGCGGCTGGGGCGCCTGGCGGATCGCCCGCCGTGAACTGCTGCCCGGACTCGCCGCACCCGTCATCACCTATGCGGCGCTGCTCGTGCCCACGAACATCTCGGTCGAGGCGGCCCTGTCCTTCCTCGGCGTGGGCGTGAAGCCCCCGACACCCTCCTGGGGACAGATGCTCACCGCCGCCGACGTCTGGTACCAGGCCGCGCCGCAGTACCTGCTGCTCCCGGCCGGCGCTCTGTTCGTCACCGTCCTCGCCCTCACCGTCCTGGGCGACGGCGTGCGCACCGCCCTCGACCCGCGCGCCGCCTCGCGCCTTCGCGTCGGCACCGGTCGCAAGGAGTCCGCAGCGGGCGAGAAGGAGGCAACCGCATGAGCGGCTTCGGTGGATTCCTGCTGCGCCGGGCCGTGGGCACGGTGGTCACCCTGCTCGCCATCTCGGTGATCGTCTACGTCGTCTTCTACGTCACCCCCGGCAACGTCGCCCAGATCACCTGCGGCCCGCGCTGCTCCCCGGAGCAGGTGCACCAGGTCGCCGCACAGCTGAGACTGGGTGACCCGCTCTACCTGCGCTACTGGCACTTCCTGCAGGGCCTCTTCATCGGCCAGGACTTCTCCACGGGCACCTCGGTGGAGCACTGCGCGGCTCCCTGCCTGGGGCAGTCGTACCAGACCGGCCAGCAGGTCCTGGACATCATCCTGACCAAGCTGCCCGTCAGCCTGTCGCTCGTCCTCGGAGCCATGGTGCTGTGGCTGGTCCTCGGCGTCGGCACCGGTGTCCTGTCCGCGTGGCGGCGCGGCCGGATCTCCGAGCGGGTGCTGACCGCCGTCACCCTCGCGGGCACGGCCACGCCCGTCTTCGTCATCGGCCTCGTCCTGATGATCGTCGTCTGCGGCGAACTCCAGCTGCTGCCCTTCCCGGAGTACGTGAACTTCACCGACGATCCGGAGCAGTGGGCCTGGAACCTGCTGCTGCCCTGGCTCTCCCTCGCGCTGATCGAGGCCGCCGCCTTCGCCCGCCTCACCAGGGCCGCCATGCTGGAGACCCTGGCGGAGGACCATATCCGCACCTTCCGTGCGTACGGCGCCGGGGAGCGGTCCATCGTCGGCCGGCACGCGCTGCGCGGCGCCCTGGCGCCCGTCATCGCGCTGAACGCCAACAACGCCGGCTCCGCGGTCGGTGGTGCCGTCCTCACCGAGACCCTGTTCGGCATGCCCGGCATCGGCCAGGAGCTGGTGCACGCGGTGAAGGT
The genomic region above belongs to Streptomyces sp. CG1 and contains:
- a CDS encoding ABC transporter substrate-binding protein gives rise to the protein MRQPSVIARRVAAASVSLVVAAGAAACGPKDNDAKGSGGDSTPHKGGTLTVLNSQPQTDFDPARLYTSGGGNVPSLVFRTLTTRNRENGAAGSKVVPDLATDTGRPDKDATVWTYTLKKGLKYEDGTPITSADIKYGIERSFAPELSGGAPYLRDWLVGAADYQGPYKDKKGLSAIETPDARTIVFHLNKPEGEFPFLATQTQFTPVPRSKDNGTKYEEHPISSGPYKVVKNENDGEHVLLARNTYWSAATDAERKAYPDTVDVRSGLDSSVINQRLSASQGADAAAVTTDTNLGPAELAKVSGDKELAARVGTGHFGYTNYIAFNPTVKPFDNPKVREAIAYAVDRSSVVNAAGGSALAEPATTFLPHQKSFGYTPYDPFPAGTSGNPAKARELLAQAGYKSGLTLTLTHSNAKDFETSPEIATAVQDALKKAGITVKLQGLEDNDYRDKIHSVKTEPGFFLAHWGADWPSGGPFLAPIFDGRQIVKDGANFNTGLLNDKSVNDEIDAINKLTDLDTAAQRWGALDKKIGEKALVVPLFHPVYKRLYGSDVKNIVISDWTGVLDISQVAVK
- a CDS encoding ABC transporter permease, translated to MSGFGGFLLRRAVGTVVTLLAISVIVYVVFYVTPGNVAQITCGPRCSPEQVHQVAAQLRLGDPLYLRYWHFLQGLFIGQDFSTGTSVEHCAAPCLGQSYQTGQQVLDIILTKLPVSLSLVLGAMVLWLVLGVGTGVLSAWRRGRISERVLTAVTLAGTATPVFVIGLVLMIVVCGELQLLPFPEYVNFTDDPEQWAWNLLLPWLSLALIEAAAFARLTRAAMLETLAEDHIRTFRAYGAGERSIVGRHALRGALAPVIALNANNAGSAVGGAVLTETLFGMPGIGQELVHAVKVVDLPVVVGVVLVIGFFVVLANAVADVLYAVADRRVVLA
- a CDS encoding Ms4533A family Cys-rich leader peptide, giving the protein MWSSHAVRESAAIELALLGVTALCVADIHCR
- a CDS encoding ABC transporter permease — protein: MSEALVAVETAGADTAVPVVSGARQFWRRLRAQRAALVAAAVVALLVLIALAAPLLTALEGQDPTTYHPSLIDSARGGVPIGSFGGISADHWLGVEPQTGRDMFARLVYGARVSLGVALAATVVQVAIGVAVGVASALGNRWVDQLLSRATDIIVAMPLMIMSLALLAIVPSSFPRPVLVTLVIGLIAWGTVAKIVRAQTLSMKGLDYVLAARLSGWGAWRIARRELLPGLAAPVITYAALLVPTNISVEAALSFLGVGVKPPTPSWGQMLTAADVWYQAAPQYLLLPAGALFVTVLALTVLGDGVRTALDPRAASRLRVGTGRKESAAGEKEATA
- a CDS encoding DUF3152 domain-containing protein, whose product is MGRHSRRGPAPKDDSADITAHRKLQQDTRPGDGRNVPGQGGASGAPYGEGAYGAAAARSGQPLLPGQRQAPMGGTPAHGVPRLPDGTPAHGVPRFPDGTPARGVPRFHEGAPARGGHPEQREAGGGWGEFAGAAGPGAVLPRQRPAEPGARPGAGPRQEYLDAFADGRGGPAGADEDIDVFAPRKAEPRPAEERPAGAPEAGAPEGARGTARATTAHPQSRDDGSASQGALRGRTLTGIAAAAVTTVLAVIVAGQVAKSQDADGTQSRSASDQARDASPEGGRTPSASPGTVALSYEQKMDRKYPLSVTLKGSGKFDAVPGFAKAPGTGRKYTYRVDVEQGMGLDGELFAEAVQKTLNDDRSWAHAGARTFERISSGKPDFVITLASPGTTAQWCAKSGLDTTEDNVSCDSASTERVMINAYRWAQGSETYGDKIYPYRQMLINHEVGHRLGYGHVSCQKNGELAPVMQQQTKFLDHDGIHCLPNPWPFPTS